In Spirosoma aureum, a single genomic region encodes these proteins:
- a CDS encoding transposase: MEHTGIYNAHLLELLNDLKLSIWLESSLQIKQAGGMQRGKTDKVDAQRIAQYAYRFRDQVRLWTPPRQVLQKLAFLSATRQRLNQAYNLLAVPVTEQETFISKSLQKTLKGNVKKSLSALKEEQKAIEVQIHNLIQADAHLKELFDLMVSVPGVGPVIATELLLATNEMQAINDPKKLACHAGVAPFEYRSGSSIRGRTKVSHQARKRLKALVHLGTMSAIQIAGDLQDYYVRKINEGKPPMLVINAARNKLIHRVCAVVRRGEKYDKNYAPALA, from the coding sequence CTATCTGGTTGGAGTCATCTCTTCAAATCAAGCAGGCGGGTGGGATGCAACGGGGCAAAACGGATAAAGTCGACGCTCAGCGAATCGCTCAATATGCCTATCGCTTCCGTGATCAGGTCCGACTGTGGACGCCACCTCGCCAGGTGCTGCAGAAATTGGCCTTTTTAAGCGCAACTCGTCAACGACTTAATCAGGCTTACAACTTACTGGCAGTTCCAGTTACCGAGCAGGAAACGTTCATCAGCAAGTCGCTCCAGAAGACCCTTAAAGGCAATGTTAAAAAGTCTTTATCCGCTCTCAAGGAAGAACAAAAAGCGATTGAGGTGCAGATTCATAACCTGATCCAAGCGGATGCTCACCTGAAAGAGTTGTTTGATTTGATGGTCTCTGTACCCGGCGTTGGCCCCGTCATTGCTACTGAATTACTGTTGGCCACCAACGAAATGCAGGCGATCAATGATCCCAAAAAATTGGCTTGTCATGCGGGTGTAGCTCCTTTTGAGTATCGCTCCGGCAGTAGCATCCGAGGCCGCACAAAGGTGAGTCATCAGGCTCGTAAACGGCTGAAAGCCTTGGTCCACTTGGGTACTATGTCGGCGATTCAGATAGCGGGAGACCTTCAAGACTACTACGTTCGCAAGATCAATGAAGGCAAGCCGCCGATGCTAGTCATTAATGCCGCCCGTAACAAGTTGATTCACCGCGTTTGTGCTGTTGTGCGCCGGGGTGAAAAATATGACAAAAATTATGCACCAGCCCTTGCTTAA